DNA from Rosa rugosa chromosome 6, drRosRugo1.1, whole genome shotgun sequence:
ctagtctcctcgggagccgattgtaatACCGctaccacaacggttacggaaccagccaagcaagggtaacgccctcgcaaaccagccttgctaaagtcacgctttagcaagttctctctacttcctggtgatttcgctctgcttaacctacaacgttgagtatcgacttggtgacacaagacaaagtcctccagcacgaggcacaaagaatcctgcgacgaggttggtgctctcctcgtctacagtcgctcaaaagaagtcaggtcaagggacacccccaacgaccgcacccgaacgatgctggcacgcccgcgcagaaaagagactgttgaccagctgcagcaaaattggagccaaacaccggTAAACGaggttaaaaagaaaaagaacttgTGAAAGTAATAATGACTCTTTCTCACAGAGACATAAGCTAGCCTTTTAATCTCTCCCATGTGATGTGCTTCATAGTACATTAGTACGTACAGATCTTTGTTGGTTTAGCTGGTAATCTCAGATTACAGTCATAACACTCTCGAATTTTGATTTACTGAAAATTCAAAGACTAGCCTAATAATTACCCACCTAACAAAGTTGGTACTCACTTGAAAGTTTAAAGTGAATTATAACATCTACTTCTGCAGCCTGACAGTATGCATGTGACTCGGTGACAGTGTTGAAAAAGAAGGACATGGTCTTTCACATTTAAGGCAAAACATAGAATCCCACCTACCCTGCTATAAGGACGCATCTTTTTCACGAAGATGCCTTACGATGCAACGCGTGAAACGATTCGCTAGATGATGGGACGAAGCCTAGCCTTTCTCTTTCTCCAAGACATAACCTACAGCATTTTGCCCTTTCCCATGTACTGTGCTGTGCTAGAATTGGTGGGTCAGGAAGTGCTCCTCCAGTCGTCCTCCCGGCCTACTGAAGTATTCATATTTATTGTAAACAAAGAAAGATCTCTGGTATTAGGATTTCCAGTAGGATGCATTTAGGAATAATATCACTAAATCAGTGAAGATCCAAGGTTACACATATATATTGACACTCAAATGATTTCATGAGGATGTAAACATCACTCAATTAAGTAACTCCAAATTCccacaataatttttttttattgaaattataataaaataatatataactaTCTTGAAAGCAATTTCAAGTTTTGAACTATGGAATTTTGATTGAATCCGATGCGTTAGTGTTAGAGTTTAATTAGAAAGAATGTCATGGTAACTTGGAGCATGTTCAGGGGTTTGCAATTGACCGGCCTCCAACTATGATTGCTGAGGTGGTGACCATGATTTCCCCAAAATTTGTTTCCACTTTCCACCAGTGGTATATTGACTGGCTTCGTAGACCTTTCCTGACCCCGGGCCAAGAAAAAGGCGAAACTCTTGACCCAATTCCTGACCCAGGCAAGCTGGTTGCCTGCTCGGCCCAACAGAAGACGTGGGTAACGTGAGGCCTCAATGCGTAGAGAGTGACGAGAGCAGCCTTGATGGTCAGACTGAAATTGTATCAAGCAACCTGATAGTCAGATTGTACTGGTCCGCTCCAGAAACGGCATGTCGGTGCTCGTCTCCGGCGCCGCCGGGTTCGTCGGCACCCACGTCTCCGCCACCCTCAAGCGCCGAGGCGACGGCGTTTAGGGCCTGGACAGCTTCAACGACTACTACGACCCGTCGTTGAAGAGAGCAAGGCAGGCGCTTTTGGAGCGCAGTGGGGTGTTCATTGTGGAAGGGGACATAAACGACTCGGCGTTGCTGAGCAAGCTTTTTGAGGTGGTGGCGTTTACCCATGTCATGCATTTGGCTGCTCAAGCTGGTGTCAGGTAGGCCATGGAGAACCCTGGTTCATATGTTCGTAGTAATATAGCTGGTCTTGTTAATCTGCTTGAAGTTTGTAAGAATGCGAATCCACAACCTGCAATTGTTTGGGCTAGCTCTAGTTCTGTCTATGGACTTAACACTAAGGTACCCTTTTCGGAGAGAGACCGGACTGATCAGCCTGCTAGTTTGTATGCTGCTACTAAGAAAGCCGGTGAAGAGATTGCGCATACTTATAATCATATATATGGTCTTTCGCTTACCGGGTTGAGGTTCTTTACAGTTTATGGTCCTTGGGGGAGGCCTGATATGGCTTACTTCTTTTTCACAAGGGGAAGAGTATTCCCATTTTTGAAGCGGCTAATCATGGCACGGTTGCTAGGGATTTTACCTACATTGATGATATTGTGAAGGGCTGCTTGGCGTCGTTGGACACTGCGGAGAAGAGTACCGGGAGTGGGGGGAAGAAGAAGGGTCCTGCCCAGTTGagggttttcaatttggggaaTACGTCTCCTGTGCCAGTTTCGGATCTTGTTACCATTTTGGAGAGGCTTTTGAAGGTCAAGGCCAAGAGGAACATATTGAAGTTGCCGCGTAATGGGGATGTTCAGTTTACTCACGCAAACATCAGCTCCGCGCAGAGGGAACTTGGGTATAAGCCCACAACCGATCTGCAGACAGGGTTGAAGAAATTTGTTAGGTGGTACCTGACTTACTATTCTGGTGGGAAGAAGGCCGCAGGCTGAAAAATTCTTTTGATTGTGTGGTAGATCCTTTGAATTCTTGTTCATTATAATTCTTATGATTGTTTTAACATTTCTGTCATTGCCCCAAGTATCGTTTTTCCATATATCTTAATGAGTAATGCCATATTGGGAGGAAACCTTGTGAACTACATTGAAGAAGTTTTGTGGTTGGGGGACATTGTTTTCTGAGCACTCCCGTTCTGTATTAAGAGAAAACGAGGATcgtctctttcttttcttggaaTGTAATTGTTGTATCTTCGGCATTGTAGAATTCATGACTGATAGAGCTATGCTAATTGGTGGACATTTATCATTGCTATGCAATTCAATAAAATAGCACACGATAGTATGGTTATTCGTATTTACTACTATATGATATAAATCCAGCTGATTATGTGTAGTGTGTTATTGATTTTTCATACATTGCATGTTGTATATATAGTTTATGTCTCAGGAATTAATTGTGGTTTTTTAAGGAAATCTTGCAGCTGACTTTGTTACCCTGCACGCCAAACCTTTTAAGATCAGCTTGAGGTTGTCATGTTACCATCCTGCATGCCTTTTGTTTTGGTTATGGCTTACAGTTGAGGACAGATGATTCTTCAATGTTAGTTATGCTCGATTCTCTTTAACTTTCTGGTGTATATTGACGTTATTGTGTATATACTCTGTCAGGGTTTGTAATCTATATTTGAATCTCAAGGAATAGCAGAGAATTAATCACAAGAACTTGGTAAGTTTTTGTTGGATAAACCCCTCATTACTGTGGTTTTTCTAGTTACTAAACAGAGTGATATTTTACTGTATTACCCTAAATGACATAGAAAGGCAAAGCACTTCTAAAGTTTTACTGGTGAATATCTCTAGCATTTTGTTTTCTCCCCATTTTGCCTTTATTCAATTTATGCAAGGCAATGACACTGGAAGTAGTTGAAAAGTAAAAACTTTCCAATTAGAGTACCCACAATTCACCACTATTGTAGCAACGTCCAATTCCGAATATAGTTTGTTGTGTGCAGTTCCGACACCAAATGATAAGTTTAACAATCCAAACATTTTTTGTATAACTTCCTTTCTATCTCCAATTTCCTTTGTTAAAGTGCAGACTTTACCTTTCTATTTTTGCTCCTTCCTGTGCCTTTGAAAAACCTTTTTGGCAATTATGCATGTTATTACTGCCTCTAGTAATTCTCTTATTCCTTTCTGAGCCACATTTCCTTTTTTGTGTATGGGACAGTTTTGGAAAACTATACGGTGTCTTTGTTTAGTAACTGAAGACTCATAGGCTGCTTAAGTAGTATGTTTAATAGTACCCCCTGCACAGAAACACTTGCTTTGCTTTTAATTcgattttttaatttatttcttATATTCAAATTCGTGCTGCAAGTTAATTCCAGAAGGGAACAATGCACTTGATAATAATTACTATTTGTATCTTGATGGAGGGTTAAGTTGCAGGGCAATTGAATCATCGTGATTATTTTAGACAGGACATGATGCCTCAGGAAGTTTAGGCAGAAAATTATGCCAGAGTATACACCATGGCCAGCCTGCTGATTTGTAAAGGCTGTCTTCCTCTTTGTCTCTGGTCTTTTGACAGTGACATGGAGCTGGGAAATTTAAGGGAAGTCCAAATTTAAGTAGTAGTTTTCTGCTTGTCTTTTTAGTCTTTAACATGTTTTATGTATGTGGAGTTGCTTCAATTTTTCTATTCGACTTTTATTGCCTGTCATTTTGTTATGTGGAAATGCCACCCGGTTTGAAGGCCTCAATTTTGGCTTCCCATTTGGATACTTATGAGGTGAGTTAGGTATATGCCTGCTTTAACTTGTCAGCAAGACTGGTTTTCTTAAGAATCAAGTAATTTGGTTCCATATGGATTGCTTGAACTGACCTCCTGGGATTCTGCTAAATACATATGAGTGCAGGCGGTTCCTTTTTTACTCTAATGGCAATTGTTAATAACTGATTGATTTGCATCAAAGTCACTCAGCAGTTCACGACAATCCACTGTATCATGAACGAATGATACTAACATTTCTTTTAACGTGATATGCATTTCGCCTTTTAGCATGATGCCTTTCAGGTTTCCACTTAACCTGGTAGTGTCGGTTTGAATTCATTTTACATACCAAATTCCAAATTTGTATACTACATAACATGATAGTGTTTGTATGTAGTAACGAATCTAGGAATTTGGCTCGAAGAATTAACATGGTAAATCTATCATTATGAACTGCGAACGTGGCATACATTCTCTATAAGATCCACATCAATCAAGAAGAACCTTTGCAAACGAGTAAACCAGTGATGCTAACGTATGTTGTATTGTTTGTGTTCTTAAGCATATGAGGAGCATTTACAGGTTGCCCTTTGAGCTAGTTGTATCAGTTTGAAATTCTTTTGCACCCTGTACCAATTTGGTTTATTACCAACTCGCAATCGACGggccattttctttgttttttcgcAACGACTTGTTCATTGTTTCACCAGCCTTTTTATTCAGTCACAATTAGACGAGTTGATCATTCAGTGGGATTAGCAATAATGTTAAAACCTTCGGGAAGATAAGTGAAGGAGAAACTCAGCCTTCTCAAACTGGTAATGTTTTGAAGCAATGTTTTGAAGCGGAACTCTATACAAAAGAAATGCAGATATTTCCAATTTATGGACTACCACCTCTATAACGCCCCCATTGGGCCTATGCTGTTTCCACCGATCAATAGGCTAGAGATATCTTGGGCTTTCCTTTGGTCTACTATGGCTGCTTCTGCTCTTCACATCAATCAAACGGTATCCAGAGAAGTCTACAAGCTCAACTTTGATGGATCAGTGTGCCAGGATGCAGCTGCTGCGACATGATCTGTCATTCGAGATCACAACGATAATCCAGTCTTTGCGGGTGTTAACAAGATCGGAAAAGCTTATGTTCTCACCCATGAGGCTTAGCCCCAGAGATGGGGAATTAAGTCAAGTAACAGGATGTTAAAGTGACACTGTGTGAGAGGGTGATTGATAGTGTCTTTTATACATGCTCTATTATAAATATCGATGTCGTTGTTTCAAACACATTTTCAATAACTTCaggcatatataattcatatgGAATCCCTGTATGGTATCATGGTATGTCCATCTTCATCCCTCTGAGATCACATTTGATCAATTTCGTGTTGTTAATAGATTTGCAGGTTGTATGATATATATCGGATGAGCACTCTTTGCTTGTATAGTTAAACCTCAGTTAATATAGTGGATAATTAATCATGCATATATAGCTCTAACAGATTCCGAGGATTTGTAGACAATAGGAGAAAAAGTTAAAAGGGGAGTGGAGTCGAAAAATGTAATTCATTTCAGCAATACCAATATCCACATTGGAAAAAAGATGCGGAGTTTGCGCAAGGATTTCTATATATAAGGAAGGATGAGGCTTGCCAAAAACACAGTTGCAAATGTTGTTTGCCTGGTGCTTGGCACAAGCTTTTCTTTGCTTCCTTTTCTTGATGGCTGGAATCTAGGTTGAAAAAGCTATAGACTTTCGATCCCTCTGAAAtgtgaaacaaaaagaaattaaaagacaGAATTAACTTCAATGTTGAACTGATTTTATCATGCCCACCCAACAACTTAAAAGGAGATAttgtgtgtttttgtttttgtttatgcGTATAATCCTCTGTCCACTATTTGCCGCTTTCTGGCAATGTTCCTGTTGGACATGCAGGAGAAAGGCAAGAGCCTCTGTTAGTCTAGAACTCTAGATTAAAGAATCAAAATGTTGAATAAAACATTAGGATTAATTATTCTTAAACACCAGTTAAGTCGAAGCCCACCACATTGCCACACTCTGGGCACACAAACATAGTTATCAAAATATAGCTCAAGACTGATCCTTAACAGTAGCTCCAGTATCTTAAATACCACACAAGTCTAGGCTCTCCCGAGCACAACCACCGGCAGTCCTGGTGAGGATCGTCATGGATTAATGTTTGGAATGGAGTTGGATTCATTTGGTTGATTATCAGCAGCTTCCATCATTTCTCATGTCCTTTGCCTTGATGTTATTGAAGTCCAGAGCCTCTTCAAAGTCCTTAGGCTCCTCTTCCCCAAAGAAGCGCTCTTCTGGTTTACCACAACATCGCTTATTCCCTCACTCACGACACCATCATAATCAGCAGAAGCAACCATGTCGTCATTTGCTTTATCTTTGGCATCGTGAaagtgttgttgtttttttttttttttttggaagaaaaacAGACCAGTACAAAGCTAAACTACATAAACTAGTTCTGCAGAAAAATGAGAAAATTGATAAAATTACATAAGCGAGATATGAAAATCCACAAGTTAGATGGAAAATTTCTCATTGTAAACGAAAGAAAAGAGAGGCATACACCAAAGACACTACTACTAAACCTTTCATCTATTCTTCGTCAGCATCCGAtttatccttcttcttcttcttctttttctcactCTTATCAGCCTCACCATCACCCTTGCCATTATTAGTGGCAGCATCAGCACCATGATCTTCAGCCTCTttgtttctcttctttttcttcttttcagacTTTTCAGTTTGTGGTGAACCAGCTTCTTCTTTATCTTTGTGCTTCTTCACCTTCACAGATATCTCCCCATCTGAAGAATCCAAAACACCATTGTCTttatcctttttcttcttcttcatcttcttcttcttttctgtctTCTCAACTTCAAGCTCAGCGACTTCTTCACTTTTGCTTTTCTTTGCAGGAACTGTAACAGCACTGTCAGTTATTTCCTCTTGTTTGCGCTTCTTCTTctcattcttctttttctcactCTTATAAGCCTCACAATCACCCTTGCCATTATCAGTGGCAGCGTCAGCACCATGATCCTCAGcctctttgtttttcttcttttcagacTTTTCAGATTGAGGTGAACCAGCTTCTTCTTTATCTTTGTGCTTCTTCACCTTCACAGATTTCTCCCCATCTGAAGAATCCAAAACACCATTGTGTttatcctttttcttcttcttcttcttcttttctgtctTCTCAACTTCAAGCTCAGCGACTTCTTCACCTTTGCTTTTCTTTGCAGGAACTGTAACAGCACTGTCAGTTATTTCCTCTTCTTTGCGCTTCTTCTTctcattcttctttttctcactCTTATCAGCCTCACCATCACCCTTGCCATTATCAGTGGCAGCATCAGCACCATGATACTCAGCCTCTttgtttctcttctttttcttcttttcagacTTTTCAGTTTGAGGTGAACCAGCTTCTTCATTATCTTTGTGCTTCTTCACCTTCAAAGATTTCTCCCCATCTGAAAAATCCAAAACACCAACGTCTttatcctttttcttcttcttcttcttcttttctgtctTCTCAACTTCAAGCTCAGCCACTTCTTCACCTTTGCTTTTCTTTGCAGGAACTGGAACAGGACTGTCAGTTATTTCCTGTTGTTTGTGCTTCTTCTTCtcattcttctttctctcaCTCTTATCAGCCTCACCATCACCCTTGCCATTATCAGTGGCAGCATCAGCACCATGATCTTCAGCCTCTttgtttctcttctttttcttcttttcagacTTTTTAGTTTGTGGTGAACCAGCTTCTTCTTTATCTCTGTGCTTCTTCACCTTCACAGATTTCTCCCCATCTGAAGAATCCAAAACATCATTGTCTttatcctttttcttcttcttcttttctgtcaTCTCAACTTCAAGCTCAGCCACTTCTTCACCTTTGCTTTTCTTTGCAGCAACTTCCTTTCTATTTGACTGTGAAGTTCAATTGAAATTAACAATTCAAGACCATAAAAGAATTCATTCAGAATAAAGGTTGTGAATTTCAACTTATTTAGGATCATATATAATAGGAAGGTTGGCTGAACTTATCAAAATTGGGTAATGAAAAACGTACCATATCCTGTGGGCTTGCATCTCGTGACACAATCACATTATCCTCATCCACTGGATTGTCGGCTACTCTGATTTCATTTCCTCCATGATCATTGGCTCCTGGTGAGCTTGATGATTGGACAACTTGTTCATGAATACTTGATGCATCACTGCCCGCGGAGATACTACTGCTGTCGGAGGCTTCTATACATGTGTGCCTTCCTCTGTAAGTAATTTTCAGGATTTTTTTATCACTGGAGTGTTGCACTTCCTTTATGGCCATGCAGCCTTTGACATTTTGAGGAGTGCACACGTAATAATAGACTCTGCTAAATATAAACAATCTGTTATAGAATGAAATGGTTCAAACTTGTAACTATGCACTTTGTAGGACATTAGTTTCATACGAGACCTTAAGAAACATCATAAAGTGCTGACACAACTAAAAAGAGATTATATTGTTCGTACATTACTACATTTACTGAAAAATCGTTACAATACTAACATTATAATTTCATGAAGCGTAGCCAAATTTGATACAAGGAAATGTCCGAAATACGTACCTTGGGTATTCAGCTCCTGGTATGTTCGTTTGGGTGTACTCCCCCCATGTAAAGCCATCAAAAGGACCTTCAATCCCCATACGTGGTGTAACTCTTACTTGGTGTGTCAACATTGGAAGAGTTTTCCAACAAGTGTGCCTCCCAATGTAAGTAATTTCAAGGATTGTTTTGTTGTCACTGAAAGATCGCATTTCAGCTCGGGCCCGACAGCCAGGTTCATGTGTACAAGCATACCGGCCACAGCTAATATAGTAATTTAATGTTATAAATGGATCTGATTTGTAAGTGATCGGCTTCTGTGAACTAGTTTTTCATGTGGGACCTTAAGCTACATGAAGAACTGTTAAGTCATAAAGCGTTAACTTACGAGCTCCAGTGATGAAAAGAGACGCTTCATCCAAATAGGTTACAGGTTAAAACTTCTTTGTATGGGTAAGCTCAAGTCAAGTTCTGGTGtttgataaaaagaaaaaatcagatGGATTTGATATGATGAAAAAGTTCTGGTACCTTAATCCGCCATGGTTTTCAATATACCCATCGCAGTCCCAGCTAAAACCATCATACAGATGCCCACGGATCAGACCCGATGTAACCACTTCGATCAGAGGTCTGACTTCTTGTGTCCAACGTTCCAGAGTTTTCCTGCAACGTACGTCAAAATTCTTATAAATAGCCATTGAATTCATTCATATATATGAAGTTATCATGCAAAAAAGTGGTCAATCTTATAATCAGCTTATAGACATGGAGATTAAACCTCTTCCGAGATGAATCATTGTCCTCATTTATGATGTAACTTGGTTTTCTGTTTGCACCTTCAAAAACTTCCGATAATTTAAGGTATTGCTCCTCCTCATCAGAGGTGTCACTTGTGATGTCACTACCACTGCGTTCAGCCAAGCACCCGTCAAGGCTCCTGATCTCAGAATTATGTACTATTGGTTCCCCAAAATCTTGATGGGCAACTTCCTCATCCTCGTTGTTGGCAAAAAAGAATCGAACTCCGCACCTTTCGATGCTCGGGTTGAATGCTACCTCCTCCGATTCTTCCGATTCTTCGAATTCATAGTGCAATTCTATCTCAAATTTGGCCTCAGTGTAAGAGCGTTCGTTCACTTCCTCTCCATTAATGCCAAATTCAGACCATGGCACATATCCCAGTAACATGTGATTTGACACAAGCCAATTCTCGCGATATCGAAAATGAGTATTGAACAAATAGAAACTGAAACGGTACTCGCAATGTTCTCCTTTGAAGGTACAGAAACATCGATCAGTCAAACTCCAAAAACATCGATAATCAACACTTTGGGGCTCGTTAGTAACCGCGCATATAGCAAACCCCAAAAACTTCTTGTCAAACCAATTTTGTGGTAGCGGGACAGTTACGGAAGTCCCTCTCCACTGATGGTTGAACTGCTCTGGAATTTTACTTCCAGGAAGAGAGAAATAAAAGGGTCGGGAACAATTACCCTacaacaacaaagaaaaaacataTTAACTTCTTTCGCAAAGGCGAaaatatcaaaagaaaaaaaagtggtCAGCTTTATGTTTATACCTGAGGAGGAGAATGTCTTTCTACAATATCTCTGAAAATATCTTCCTGTACCAGCTTATGGCAGTTACCGAATTTGAAGCACCGAACGATATCGTAGGGAGACTGTGGTGTTGAAACAGCTTCCAAAGCTACGCAATTATGCGCATTTATGTAACTTATTCTTGATGAAAGCTCTGGTATTGATCTCAGACTCTCGCAACCTTCCAATTCAAGCTGTTCTAAGCAACCCAGTTGATTCATGGCTGCAGGCAGGCTCGTCAGATTCTTATTACTTGACAAGTTCAATTCCCTTAATGAACGAAAATAAGCAATGGAATCCGATAAATCCTTCAGATTGCAATAACTAAAATCAAGATGCACCACATCAGTACAACGAACTTCAATTGATGATGGCCATGATGAAAGGGGGGCCTCCATTTGTTTGCAATGAAGAAACGATAATCTTCCAATCTTCAAATGTAAGATAGAGACCGGGAGTCGTTTTAAACCAGTTCCCATAACGTCAAGTTTAAACAGAGATTTTAAGTACCCCAAATTCTCAGGCAAGTTGCAAAGTTTTGAGCACAAGCCGAGGTCGAGATGTTTAAGGTCTGCCAAATCACAGATACTGTCCGGAAGACAGACAAGGCTTCTGCAGTAATTCATATTTAATGATTTAAGTCCACGAAGCCGTTCAATTGAGGATGGTAGTTCCTTAATTGCACTGCCAACTAATATAAGCTCCGTTAGTGCCTCCATATCTTCAAAAATCTCGGGAAACATCTCAAGATTTTTGCAGTAGGAAAGATCAAGGGATTTAAGACCCCGAAGCCGTACAATTGAGGATGGTAGTTCCTTAATCGCAGTGCGATCTAACTCGAGCTTCGATAATGCTTCCATATCTTCTGAAATTTCGGGAAACATCTCAAGATTTCTGCAGCCAGAAAGATTAAGGGATTTAAGTCCCCGAAGCCGTACAATTGAGGATGGTAGTTCCTTAATCGCAGTGCAATCTAACTTGAGCTCCGATAGTGCTTCCACATCTTCTGAAATCTCGGGAAACATCTCAAGATTTGAGCAGTCGGAAAGAACAAGGGTCTTGAGAGATTTCATCATATGAATGCTGCTTGGAAGAATCTTAAGTTCTGT
Protein-coding regions in this window:
- the LOC133718673 gene encoding disease resistance protein RUN1-like isoform X1, whose translation is MDLASSSSSSSSSLPTRDVFLNFRGEDTRKNFVCHLYEALKRRAVNVYLDNEDLRKGDDLSDLLKAIAESKISIVVFSENYATSTWCLKELVKILECKKGEQKQIVMPIFYRVDPSHIRKQTGSLGEAFAKHERDRKRDKELLQEVQTWRFALKEATNLAGSDSKNYEDDAKLIDDIVNTVFDKVNWISPRREYGLVAMDSHLHQVERLLYAAPDDVVYVGIWGMGGLGKTTIARAVYDKISHQFEHRYFLIRDVREGFMKKGGEVRMQHQFLSGILKVNPNNFDGDYMIVWLERLREKKIIVVLDDVSRSWEIDALLGSLKERSFGCGSIVIVTTRDEQVLGGFSRIYKPNPLSDPDSLELFNQNAFTTMPPSKEYDDVSKRAIEYAHGLPLALQILGAHLRGKRASEWEHVLEKIKNVPNPHIHNVLKISFDGLDATEKNIFLDIACFFKGMHIEYVEFILNSCGFYASSGLRVLINKDLVSFSEFDGLKIHDLLHEIGRDIVRKKPWKHSRLWSYEDVQETIAQNKAMKVEGVMIELADSEDIHVDAEAFVSMVNLRLLRITYPPDVNYHHGSFRKEFEGELWPGHMYRMEHMYRIYSRCKLHLNGDLNCLSQKLRVLAWHGCPLKSLPSKFNPKHLVDLDMRGSHIEQLWPEPKAAKELISIDLSSCKNLKEIPLFTEAPKLQKLILYRCTSLVEVSPSISDLTGLVFLSLYGCTELKILPSSIHMMKSLKTLVLSDCSNLEMFPEISEDVEALSELKLDCTAIKELPSSIVRLRGLKSLNLSGCRNLEMFPEISEDMEALSKLELDRTAIKELPSSIVRLRGLKSLDLSYCKNLEMFPEIFEDMEALTELILVGSAIKELPSSIERLRGLKSLNMNYCRSLVCLPDSICDLADLKHLDLGLCSKLCNLPENLGYLKSLFKLDVMGTGLKRLPVSILHLKIGRLSFLHCKQMEAPLSSWPSSIEVRCTDVVHLDFSYCNLKDLSDSIAYFRSLRELNLSSNKNLTSLPAAMNQLGCLEQLELEGCESLRSIPELSSRISYINAHNCVALEAVSTPQSPYDIVRCFKFGNCHKLVQEDIFRDIVERHSPPQGNCSRPFYFSLPGSKIPEQFNHQWRGTSVTVPLPQNWFDKKFLGFAICAVTNEPQSVDYRCFWSLTDRCFCTFKGEHCEYRFSFYLFNTHFRYRENWLVSNHMLLGYVPWSEFGINGEEVNERSYTEAKFEIELHYEFEESEESEEVAFNPSIERCGVRFFFANNEDEEVAHQDFGEPIVHNSEIRSLDGCLAERSGSDITSDTSDEEEQYLKLSEVFEGANRKPSYIINEDNDSSRKRKTLERWTQEVRPLIEVVTSGLIRGHLYDGFSWDCDGYIENHGGLSCGRYACTHEPGCRARAEMRSFSDNKTILEITYIGRHTCWKTLPMLTHQVRVTPRMGIEGPFDGFTWGEYTQTNIPGAEYPRVYYYVCTPQNVKGCMAIKEVQHSSDKKILKITYRGRHTCIEASDSSSISAGSDASSIHEQVVQSSSSPGANDHGGNEIRVADNPVDEDNVIVSRDASPQDMSNRKEVAAKKSKGEEVAELEVEMTEKKKKKKDKDNDVLDSSDGEKSVKVKKHRDKEEAGSPQTKKSEKKKKKRNKEAEDHGADAATDNGKGDGEADKSERKKNEKKKHKQQEITDSPVPVPAKKSKGEEVAELEVEKTEKKKKKKKKDKDVGVLDFSDGEKSLKVKKHKDNEEAGSPQTEKSEKKKKKRNKEAEYHGADAATDNGKGDGEADKSEKKKNEKKKRKEEEITDSAVTVPAKKSKGEEVAELEVEKTEKKKKKKKKDKHNGVLDSSDGEKSVKVKKHKDKEEAGSPQSEKSEKKKNKEAEDHGADAATDNGKGDCEAYKSEKKKNEKKKRKQEEITDSAVTVPAKKSKSEEVAELEVEKTEKKKKMKKKKKDKDNGVLDSSDGEISVKVKKHKDKEEAGSPQTEKSEKKKKKRNKEAEDHGADAATNNGKGDGEADKSEKKKKKKKDKSDADEE